The genome window accgagtctctgACGCTGATCTTGTAAGTAATTCTGAATATAGATAGAACTTTCTTAAAACACTATAGTTAGTACTTTCTGAAACTGTATTAAGTTAGTTAGCGACTAAAATCTCTAAAATACTTCTAAACTTCTGATGACTTGAGCATAAAATATCTGCTAATAAACACTGGAATTGATGCATAAAGttttataatgtagataaaGCTAAAAATACAATGAGAGCTCGTGAAACTCGCGGTCATGGTATTCGTGGTGCGACGGACGCTGTAGgggggctcgagctgagtcttCCTCTCTGGTCAGTATGTCGAATTTGGACACAAATGAGACAATGGCTTCACTTGCTACTGAGACTGGGCCTCAAAGCCACTCGCCCATGGACGATGCATTGTCCCAAGCTATGTTGAGAGTTTTGGAGAGGGTCGCTGGACCCCATTTTGGATCTTAAGGTCGTGGGTTAGTAACTGAACAACTCCGGTCCAATGGAGTTGTGTTGTTTAGGGGTGTCACTGGAGTCGCCCCTACTATGGCCGAGTACTAGTTGAAGGCCACCGAGAGGATTATGAACGACATTGACTGCACTCCTGAGCAGAAACTAAAGGGTGCAGTCTCTTTGCTTTGCAACGAAGTTTATCACTGGTGGTTGTTGATTGAGGAGGGTACTCAACCAGATCGTCTGAACTGGGACTACTTTAAGACTGCATTTCTGGAAAAATATATGGGTGCGAGTTATATTGATGCTCGTAGGCGTGAGTTCATGAATCTCGCACAAGGTGATAAGTTAGTGGCAGAGTATGAGGCTGAGTTTCTGAGATTGAGCCGCTACGCTCGAGGCATAGTGGCATCCAAGTATGATAAATATGTTCATTCTGAGGACAGTTTGAGGGATAGTCTGGGGATTCTGATTGCTCCGTAGAGGGAGCGTTAGTTTTTTATCTTGGTAGAAAAGGCAAAGATCTCCGAAGAGGTTAAGCGCATGGAGCGCCAGAACAGAGGACGAGAGAGAGGTAAGAAaaagagggattcagagccctctAGTTCTGTTCAGAGGCCTAAAAAATGGGCTAGACTTGATGGGCTTGTTAGAGTGGTAGTTCCTATTGCTCCTACTGGGATTCAGCCTTGTAGTGATTGTGGTAGGCGCCATCTGAGCAAGTGTTAGAGGAGATTAGGGGCTTGTCTACGGTGTAGGGCTTTAGAGCACCGGATTAGAGAGTGTCCACATCATGCTAAACAGATACAAGCTACAGGACTGGGTTCTGTTCAGCCTCAGATGGTAGTACAGCAGACACCTAGGGGCCGTTGACCtgctaggggtggtaatggtatgggcCGAGGACAGAGAGCACCGGGCAGAGGTGCTAATCAAACTGAGGCGAGGTAGCCTGCACTGGTTTATGCTACTCGGCGGTGAGAGGACAGAGACTCCCTTGATGTGATCACGGGCacgttctttttttttatgctcCATATACTACTTTGGTAAACATAGGTTCTATACACTCCTTTGTAGCTAGTTATGTTTTCGTGAACTTGGGGATTTCTTTTGAGTGTACTTCTGGTGAGATTATTGTACTAAGTCTGTTGGGGCAATCTGATCGGGTTAGTAAACTATATAGGAATGTTCCATTAGAAGTACAATGGGTTGTGTTTCTGGCAAATTTGATGGAGCTATTGTTTAGGGAGTTTGACTTAATTCTGGGTCTGGACTAGTTAGTTGAGCACCGAGTTTGTTTGGACTGCGCAACTAAGAGGGTTGTTCTGAGGACTGAGGATGATAAGGAGGTATTTGTGATTGACGAACGTCGAGATTACCTGGCTAACGCAATCTCCGCTCTAGTGGCCGATAAATTGGTTCGGAAAAGGTGTGAGGCATATTTGTCCTACATTAGTGTTTCAGTTTCTAGGGACTCTTCTGCTAGGGATATAAAAATAGTCAAAGAATTTTTGGATGTCTTTCTCAAGGAGTTACCGGGTTTGCctccaattttaaaagttgagtttGGCATTGAGCTTCTACCGGGTACAGCTCTAGTGTTCATCGCTCCAGACTgtatggcattggcaccgaagGAACTTATagagcttaaggctcaacttCAAGATCTTCTAGATCGTGGTTTCATCCATCCTAGTGTGTTATCGTAGGGGCCACCAATtctatttttgaagaaaaatgatgGTACCATAAGGATGTGCATCGACTACCGGCAATTGAATAAACTTATTGTAcagaataagtatccactttCGAGGATTGATGACCTGTTTTATAAATTTCGTGGGGCTGCGGTATGCTCAAAAATAGATCTTCGTTCTGGGCATCATCAGCTTAGGGTTAAGAAAGCTGACATTCATAAGACGgcttttaggactcgttatgggcactacgagttcctagttatgccttttggtttgacGAATGCTCCAGCTGCATTTATGGATCTgattaattgagtttattaGTCGTATCTAATTCAGTTCGTcgtagttttcattgatgatattctagtATACTCTAAGattgaggatgagcatgatgagcatcttagagtagtACTTCGGATACTCTGAGAGAAACAACTCTACGTTAAGTTGAGCGAATGTGAATTCTGGTTGTGAAAGGTAACATTTCTTGGGCACGTGGTTTTTGCTGAGGGGATCCGAGTTGATCCTAGAAAGACTAAGGCTGTGCTTGATTGGGAACAGCCTAAAAACGTTTCTGATATCCATAGTTTTTTGGGTCTTGCAGGTTATTATTGGAGATTTGTTTAGGGGTTCTCACTGATTGTAGCTCCTCTGACTAAGCTTTTGCGCAAGAATGTTTCTTTTGCCTGGACCAATGCATAACAATCGAGCTTCGAGAAGCTCAAGTTTGTTCTGACTCAAGCTCTTGTCCTGATACAGTCTTAACTtggtaaagagtttgtggttTACAGTGATGCGTTGCAagtcggtttgggatgtgtactgatgcaagatggtaaggttgtggcttataTGTCCCGTCAGCTTAAGTCACATGAGgggaattatccgacgcatgatctTGAGTTAGCTGTCGTGGTGTTTACTTTAAAGATCTGGAGGCACTATCTGTATAGTGATAGGTGTATCATCTATACCggtcacaagagcctcaagtacctccttattcagaaggagttaaatcttaggcagcgtagatggattgaactgcttaaggattatgattgtacGATAGAATATCATCCCGataaggctaatgtggtggtCGATGCTCTCAGTCGTAGAGTGATATCTAATTTTAGGGCAATGTTCGCTCGTCTtagtttgtttgatgatggaggTCTATTAgccgagttgcaagttaagccgACTTTGATTGATCAAATTGGACATAAGCAATTAGAGGATGATTCTCTGGTTCTGCGGTTTCGTCAGGTTGAGAGCGGCAGTGCATCTGATTTTGTGCTGAATAAAGATGGGGTTCTGTGTTTTCGAGGATGGGTTTGTGTACCGAATGATTCTAATTTGAGACAGTCGATTTTGAGGGAAGTGCATAGTCGTCCATATGCTATGCATCCCTGtggtaataagatgtatcggTATCTTCGTGAACTGTACTAGTGGTCAGGTTTGAAATAAGAGGTAGCAAATTTTGTTGCTCATTACCGGACGTGCTAGCAAGTTAAGGCTGGGCACCAGTTGCCTTCGGGTTTCCTCTAACCCGTGAAGATTCCCTTATGGAAATGGGAACATGTAAGAATGGACTTTATTAGTGGGTTGCCTATAAACTTCACAAAGAAGGATTTTATTTGGGTCATcatggatcgattgaccaagtctgcccATTTTATTCTAGTTCGGATGAACTATTCTTTACAAAAGTTAGCAAAGCTCTACATCTCCGAGATTGTAAGATTTCATGGGGTACTGGTTTTGACAAACTCTGATTGGGATACTCGCTTCACTtttcgattttggaagaaactgcaTAAAGCTCTGGGTTCAAAATTGGAATTtagtactgcgttccatcctcaaactgatggtcaatctgagagggGGATCCAGATACTAAAGTATATGCTTCGGAGCTGTGTGATTGATTTTTGAGGTAGTTGTGAGGGTTCTCTATCGTTAGCTAGGTTCACCTACAATAACAGTTCccagtctagcatccagatggAACCTTCCGGGGCTCTGTATGGTCATAAGTGTCGTACTCCactatgttggactgagttgggtgaacGACGGGTTTTTGGTCCTGAGTTGGTTTGCAAGACTGAAGATAAGGTTACGCTGATTCAGGATCATCTTAAGGCGACTTCTTATAGACAGAAGTATTATGCGGATCTAAAATGGAGGGATATCCAGTACTTTGTGGTGATTTCGTTTTCGTTAAagtatctccgtggaagaaagttcGGCGGTTTGGTCGTAAGGGTAAGTTAATCCCTAGATTCATTGGGCCATATCAGGTTCTGAAGCATTCGAAACCGGTTACTTATCAATTAGAGCTACCTCCAAAGTTAGACCAtatccatgatgtgtttcacgtctCGATGTTGAAGTGGTATCAGTCTGATCCATCTCACATTGTCTCTATTAAGGAGATCAAGGTTAGACCGAACTTGACTTTTGAAGAGGAGCTAGTTTAGATTTTGGATCGAGATACTAAGGTTCTTAAGAGGAAGTCCATACCCTTAGTGAAGGTTCTGTGGCAGAATCATAGCACCAATGAGGCCATGTGGGAACCTGAAGACTCAATGCGTCAGCAGTGTCCTCATATGTTCAGATCAGGAATATTTCgaggctgaaatttcttttagggggatacagttgtaacgccctgaataatttaagtctatttttatgTAATCTAAAACAAATATGTATCTGTTTTAGTGGCTAAGTGTTCTGGGTATGTatatgaggtcttgggttcaagacCCACATTTggaagtttttttattttttatccaagcctTATCCCTGTTTGGTGGGCTTATATTGTATTATTTGTAAgctcatatcagaatgagcctactagttcgagtggtaaggagttagctTTCCCTAAGGTCTCATGTTCGAATCCTTGTATGAGCGTGGATGGTAATTTTTTGTCTCAATTGCCTTATAGAATTTCCGGGGGGGCTGAAATTCTGAAGTGGTTGGTTTGGGTTAGTGGAGTAGTGAGGAGTTagaaatcttttattttctaacaaAAGAATTACTTTGagttaaaaatcttttattttctttctcctaGAAAAAATACTCTCTCTTTCTAACGTTTCTATACTATTCTTCTGTCAAATTCtccctctttctttctttttgattcCTGTCAAAATTTCCTCTTTTAATTGCGGagttttactttttgttttcgtTGTACAATTTTGAAGGTAAGGGTTCATTGTGGTGATATAGGAGtctttttttgtacttttatttctgTTGATGTTTGAGTTAATCCGGTATACCATTTTGGTAGGTGCTCTTCAGGAAAACTGAGATCCTTCGGTCATGTAGTGAAGTTTAGAGGCTGCTATTGTCAAGGGTAAGCTTTTGGATTGTTTTAGTGCAGTTTTCTGTTATGTTTTTCGAGTTGTGCCCAAGAGGTATCTCAGTTGGATTTGTGAATTAAAGCTAATTGTGggtgttttggttgacaatTTTAGGTGTTGTTTACTCCTGAGGTGTGAATTCTTCAAAAAATGAACCATGTGTGTACCATAAACACGAAAAATTGAGGTTCAGCAAAAGGCAAAAATGGATATTGTTGACGCTACACGAGTAGTTTCGATTAACTGTGGGCTACGGTAGGGTCGGTAAGagctaaccaaaccctattcATGTAATCTGATACTCTGATTGTCTGATTTGAGTAGGAAACTGATATGTATGCCTTACTATACTGTTAAGTATGTATTTATCTATATACGAGCGTGTTAAGCATGTTTATTCTATTGTTTTTGCATCTATATTCTGTATCTGTGTTTCGGGTgggatttgtatatgtggaggaagtgatttGTACAGCGTCCTTTCGCCTATATCCTGGCAGTTTGACAGCATATTATCTGTTATGTGTGacatcgacactatatggtgtgtagggatgggtgcgAGTATTTAACCCGACATGGTGTAATTTGATGGTCAGAGATGGACTTAGGTCCAAATCTGTACATCTGATTCTGATATATCTGTTATGTACATCTGATTCTGATCGACACTGTATATCTGTTATGTACATCTTATTCTGATATCTCTTTCTGTTATGGACTTAGGTCCAAATCTGTATCTGACTGtatatgaaattatgtatatGTTGCATGACTATCAGTTGCCTTCGGGTTTGCTCCAACCAATTAAGTTTCCCTTATGGAAATGAGAATGTGTGACGATGGGCTTCGATAGTGGGTTGCCTTTAACTtccactaagaaggattttgtTTGCGTCATCGTGGATCAATTGACCAAGTCTGCCCATTTTATTCCGGTTCGGACAGGCTATTCTCTGTAAAAGTTAGTAAAGCTCTACATCTCTGATATTGTAAGATTGTATGGGGTACTAGTTTCGATAatctctgatagggatcctcgtttCACTTCTCGGTTCTGAAAGAAACTGCATGAAGCTTTGGGTTAAAGATTAGACTTCAAGACTGCATTCCATCCTCTGACCGATGGTCAATCTAATagggtgattcaaatactggaggatatgcttcggaGCTGTGTGATTGATTTCCAAGGTAGTTAGGAGGATTTTCTATCATTAGTTGAGTTCGCCTACAATAATAGTATccagtctagcatccagatggtaccgtacgaggctttgtatggtcgtaagtgttgTACTCCGATATGTTGGACTGGGTTGAGTGAACGATGGGTTTTGGGTTCTGAGTTGGTTTTCGAGACTGAAGATAAGGTTAGGCTGATTTGGGATCGTCTTAAGGCGGCTTCTAATAGACAGAAGTCTTATGCGAATCTCAAAAGGAGGGACATCAAGTACTCTATGCGTGATTTCGTATTCCTTAAGgtatctccgtggaagaaagttcAGCGGTTCGGTCGTAATGGCAAGTTAagccctaggtttattgggCCGTATTAGATTCTAAAGCATGTGGGACCAGTTGCTTATCAATTATAGCTACCTCTAGAGTTAGACCGTATCTATGGTGTGTTTCACGTCTCGATGTTGAAGCGGTATCGGTCTGATACATCTCACGTTGTCTCTATTGAAGAGATCGAGGTTAGACCGTACTTGACTATTGAGGAGGAGTAGGTTCAGATTTTGGATCAAGATATTAAGGTTCTAAGGAGGAATTCTATAACGTTAGTGAAGGTTCAGTGGTGTAATCATTGCACCTATGAGGCCACATGGGAACCTAAAGACTCGATGTGTCAGCAGTATCTTAATCTATTCGAATAAGGTAAATTTCGAGtccgaaatttcttttagggggtagagttataacgccctgaataatttaagtctatttttatgAAATCTGACACAAAATATGTATTTGCTTTAATGGAtaagtgttttgggtgtgtgtATGAGATCTTGGGTTCAAGCCCCAcgtttggaaa of Gossypium raimondii isolate GPD5lz chromosome 3, ASM2569854v1, whole genome shotgun sequence contains these proteins:
- the LOC128039908 gene encoding uncharacterized protein LOC128039908, which translates into the protein MDFISGLPINFTKKDFIWVIMDRLTKSAHFILVRMNYSLQKLAKLYISEIVRFHGVLVLTNSDWDTRFTFRFWKKLHKALGSKLEFSTAFHPQTDGQSERGIQILNSQSSIQMEPSGALYGHKCRTPLCWTELGERRVFGPELVCKTEDKVTLIQDHLKATSYRQKYYADLKWRDIQYFVVISFSLKYLRGRKFGGLVVRLVFETEDKVRLIWDRLKAASNRQKSYANLKRRDIKYSMRDFVFLKLPLELDRIYGVFHVSMLKRYRSDTSHVVSIEEIEVRPYLTIEEE